A region from the Triplophysa rosa linkage group LG4, Trosa_1v2, whole genome shotgun sequence genome encodes:
- the tmem134 gene encoding transmembrane protein 134 isoform X2, whose product MTFGPLSFAKQQCHPSASAGTPEHSNLKYQNLENEDALCGTVNSTFNNFFKISDPATLSYCSSQWSFSTLSSVTQLSAHCCGWTSHPLVKKNRRVVLASFLLLITGVALIFTGIVIQLNPHVGVSSAIFFVPGFLLFIPGVYHVIYISCAVRGRRGFKFFYLPYFEK is encoded by the exons ATGACATTCGGACCTCTGTCTTTTGCCAAACAGCAATGTCATCCCTCTGCTTCAGCTGGCACCCCTGAACACAGCAATCTGAAATATCAG AACCTGGAAAATGAAGATGCTTTATGTGGCACTGTGAACTCTACTTTCAACAACTTTTTTAAAATCag tgatCCTGCTACCCTGTCCTACTGTAGCTCTCAGTGGTCATTCAGCACACTCAGCTCAGTCACACAGCTGTCTGCTCACTGCTGCGG GTGGACGTCTCACCCTTTGGTGAAGAAGAACAGACGAGTTGTTCTGGCTTCATTCCTCCTCTTAATCACTGGAGTCG CTTTGATCTTTACAGGCATTGTCATACAGTTAAACCCACACGTAG GTGTTTCAAGTGCAATTTTTTTTGTTCCCGGATTTCTTCTTTTCATTCCTGGTG tttatCATGTGATCTATATAAGCTGTGCAGTTAGGGGGAGAAGAGGATTCAAGTTCTTTTATTTGCCATACTTTGAGAAGTGA
- the tmem134 gene encoding transmembrane protein 134 isoform X1, with product MGTQFTIDDAFVLEGEEEGVVPGEDVDEWKGREKDGGGEMTFGPLSFAKQQCHPSASAGTPEHSNLKYQNLENEDALCGTVNSTFNNFFKISDPATLSYCSSQWSFSTLSSVTQLSAHCCGWTSHPLVKKNRRVVLASFLLLITGVALIFTGIVIQLNPHVGVSSAIFFVPGFLLFIPGVYHVIYISCAVRGRRGFKFFYLPYFEK from the exons ATGGGGACACAGTTCACAATTGATGACGCATTTGTCCTGGAGGGGGAGGAGGAAGGCGTGGTGCCTGGAGAGGATGTGGATGAATGGAAGGGGAGAGAGAAGGACGGCGGGGGGGAGATGACATTCGGACCTCTGTCTTTTGCCAAACAGCAATGTCATCCCTCTGCTTCAGCTGGCACCCCTGAACACAGCAATCTGAAATATCAG AACCTGGAAAATGAAGATGCTTTATGTGGCACTGTGAACTCTACTTTCAACAACTTTTTTAAAATCag tgatCCTGCTACCCTGTCCTACTGTAGCTCTCAGTGGTCATTCAGCACACTCAGCTCAGTCACACAGCTGTCTGCTCACTGCTGCGG GTGGACGTCTCACCCTTTGGTGAAGAAGAACAGACGAGTTGTTCTGGCTTCATTCCTCCTCTTAATCACTGGAGTCG CTTTGATCTTTACAGGCATTGTCATACAGTTAAACCCACACGTAG GTGTTTCAAGTGCAATTTTTTTTGTTCCCGGATTTCTTCTTTTCATTCCTGGTG tttatCATGTGATCTATATAAGCTGTGCAGTTAGGGGGAGAAGAGGATTCAAGTTCTTTTATTTGCCATACTTTGAGAAGTGA